A part of Thermotoga petrophila RKU-1 genomic DNA contains:
- a CDS encoding ABC transporter permease subunit, producing MKRRIVPWLMVLPVLALFLAMTIYPFGFMIWASFRDYDLSKSAETHFIGLSNYFQIFRDSTAIESMKFTAKLLSIAVPIELVLGVLIAFLIRGVRGEKIIRSSLLIPMMIPPAVSGVAWKMLYNFAFGPVNWFLSLFGVSKISWLGDPFYAQLGIIIIDVWQWTPFIFLMIYAGLQSIPQDLIDAARVDGADWGRVFLHVEFPLLRPLILVALVLRIIDCLKTFDIVFMTTWGGPGSATHTYSFYIYKVGISFGWNIGYASALSVLLLIVAMILVNMVFRLVRMRQQLGFGGEE from the coding sequence ATGAAGAGAAGAATCGTTCCCTGGCTGATGGTCCTTCCTGTTCTCGCTCTTTTTCTTGCCATGACGATATATCCATTTGGTTTCATGATCTGGGCTTCTTTCAGGGATTACGATCTTTCAAAGAGTGCGGAGACTCACTTCATAGGTCTCTCGAATTACTTTCAAATTTTCAGAGATTCAACTGCTATTGAATCTATGAAATTCACAGCAAAGCTCCTTTCGATAGCAGTCCCTATTGAACTTGTCCTCGGTGTTCTCATCGCTTTTCTGATAAGGGGCGTCAGGGGAGAAAAAATAATCAGATCTTCCCTCCTCATTCCCATGATGATTCCACCGGCAGTTTCCGGGGTTGCCTGGAAGATGTTGTACAACTTTGCCTTTGGACCGGTGAACTGGTTCCTGTCACTATTCGGTGTCTCCAAAATTTCTTGGCTTGGAGATCCATTCTATGCACAACTGGGAATCATTATCATAGACGTCTGGCAGTGGACTCCTTTCATCTTTCTCATGATATACGCAGGTCTTCAGTCGATACCTCAGGATCTCATCGACGCGGCCCGGGTGGATGGAGCCGACTGGGGAAGAGTCTTTCTGCACGTGGAGTTTCCTCTTCTAAGACCTCTGATTCTGGTCGCTCTTGTTTTGAGAATCATAGACTGTCTGAAGACCTTTGATATCGTCTTCATGACAACCTGGGGTGGCCCAGGTTCCGCGACCCACACCTACAGTTTCTACATCTACAAGGTGGGTATTTCCTTTGGATGGAACATCGGTTACGCCTCTGCGTTGAGCGTTCTGCTATTGATTGTGGCAATGATCCTCGTGAATATGGTGTTCAGACTCGTGAGAATGAGACAACAACTGGGGTTTGGGGGTGAAGAGTGA
- the ackA gene encoding acetate kinase has translation MKVLVINSGSSSIKYQLIEMDGEKVLCKGIAERIGIEGSRLVHRVNDEKYVIERELPDHEEALKLILNTLVDEKLGVIKDLKEIDAVGHRVVHGGERFKESVLVDEEVLKAIEEVSPLAPLHNPANLMGIKAAMKLLPGVPNVVVFDTAFHQTIPQKAYLYAIPYEYYEKHRIRRYGFHGTSHRYVSKRAAEILGKKLEELKIITCHIGNGASVAAVKYGKCVDTSMGFTPLEGLVMGTRSGDLDPAIPFFIMEKEGISPQEMYDILNKKSGVYGLSKGFSSDMRDIEEAALKGDEWCKLILDIYHYRIAKYIGAYAAAMNGVDAIVFTAGVGENSPITREDVCSYLEFLGVKLDKQKNEETIRGKEGIISTLDSRVKVLVVPTNEELMIARDTKEIVEKIGR, from the coding sequence ATGAAAGTACTGGTGATAAACTCGGGAAGTTCCTCAATAAAGTACCAGCTCATCGAGATGGACGGTGAGAAAGTTCTTTGTAAGGGTATCGCAGAAAGAATCGGCATTGAAGGCAGCAGGCTCGTTCACAGAGTGAACGACGAAAAGTATGTGATAGAAAGAGAACTTCCGGATCACGAGGAAGCATTGAAACTCATATTGAACACATTGGTCGATGAAAAACTTGGAGTCATAAAAGATCTAAAGGAGATCGATGCCGTTGGTCACAGGGTGGTTCACGGTGGTGAAAGATTCAAAGAATCGGTGCTTGTGGACGAGGAAGTGCTCAAAGCGATCGAAGAGGTTTCACCTCTTGCACCGCTTCACAACCCTGCGAATCTCATGGGAATAAAAGCTGCCATGAAGCTCCTTCCAGGAGTACCAAATGTGGTTGTTTTCGACACAGCTTTCCACCAGACGATTCCTCAGAAAGCATATCTTTACGCTATACCGTACGAATACTACGAGAAGCACAGAATCAGACGCTACGGTTTTCACGGTACAAGTCACAGGTACGTTTCGAAAAGAGCGGCGGAGATCCTTGGTAAAAAGCTGGAAGAACTCAAGATCATCACCTGTCACATAGGAAACGGAGCTTCAGTAGCCGCTGTGAAATATGGAAAGTGCGTCGATACCTCCATGGGATTCACACCGCTTGAAGGACTCGTTATGGGTACAAGGTCCGGTGATTTGGATCCGGCAATTCCCTTCTTCATCATGGAAAAAGAAGGTATATCCCCCCAGGAGATGTACGATATACTTAACAAAAAGAGTGGTGTCTACGGACTTTCAAAGGGCTTCAGCTCCGACATGAGGGACATCGAAGAGGCTGCCTTGAAAGGAGACGAATGGTGCAAGCTCATCCTCGACATCTACCACTACAGGATCGCCAAATACATAGGCGCGTACGCTGCTGCGATGAACGGTGTTGATGCCATAGTCTTCACAGCCGGTGTTGGAGAAAACTCTCCAATCACAAGGGAAGATGTGTGTTCTTACCTGGAATTTCTCGGAGTGAAGCTTGACAAACAGAAGAACGAAGAAACAATAAGAGGAAAGGAAGGCATAATCTCCACTCTCGATTCCCGTGTGAAAGTACTGGTTGTTCCAACAAACGAGGAGCTCATGATAGCGAGGGATACGAAAGAAATAGTCGAGAAGATTGGCAGGTAA
- the fba gene encoding class II fructose-1,6-bisphosphate aldolase, producing MPYVKSTKEILEKASKERYAVGAFNFNNMEFLQAILEAAEEEKAPVIVATSEGAIKYIGKGDIEAGAKLAVEMVRTYAEKLSVPVALHLDHGRDFKIIMAAIKAGYSSVMIDASHLPFEENLRETKRIVEIAHAVGISVEAELGKLKGIEDNVVEKESVLVDPEEAKVFVKETEVDFLAPAIGTSHGAFKFKGEAQLDFERLKKVKEYTQIPLVLHGASMVPQDVVKLANEYGAELSGAKGVPEDMLKKAIELGINKINTDTDLRITFVAYLRKVLSEDKSQIDPRKIFGPVFEQVKEIVKERIRIFGSSGKA from the coding sequence ATGCCTTATGTAAAGAGCACAAAAGAAATTCTGGAAAAAGCCAGCAAAGAGAGATACGCTGTTGGTGCGTTCAATTTCAACAACATGGAATTCCTTCAGGCGATTCTTGAAGCCGCTGAGGAAGAAAAAGCACCGGTCATCGTCGCCACATCGGAAGGGGCAATAAAGTACATAGGAAAAGGCGATATAGAGGCAGGAGCAAAACTTGCCGTTGAAATGGTGAGAACTTACGCTGAGAAACTTTCGGTTCCTGTCGCACTCCACCTGGACCACGGAAGGGACTTTAAAATCATCATGGCCGCCATAAAAGCGGGTTACTCTTCGGTGATGATCGACGCTTCACATCTTCCCTTCGAGGAAAACCTCAGAGAGACGAAGAGAATCGTGGAGATAGCTCACGCGGTTGGTATAAGTGTAGAAGCGGAACTCGGAAAACTCAAGGGAATAGAGGACAACGTGGTGGAAAAAGAGTCCGTACTTGTCGATCCAGAGGAAGCAAAGGTATTTGTGAAGGAAACAGAAGTGGATTTCTTAGCTCCAGCCATTGGAACCAGTCATGGTGCGTTCAAGTTCAAAGGGGAAGCACAGCTCGACTTTGAACGACTGAAGAAAGTGAAGGAATACACCCAGATACCACTCGTTCTTCACGGAGCTTCCATGGTTCCACAGGATGTAGTGAAACTGGCGAACGAATACGGTGCCGAGCTTTCCGGCGCGAAAGGTGTTCCTGAAGACATGTTGAAGAAAGCTATAGAACTTGGTATCAACAAGATAAACACGGACACCGACCTGAGAATTACCTTCGTTGCGTATCTCAGGAAGGTTCTCTCAGAAGACAAGTCTCAGATAGATCCCAGAAAGATTTTTGGGCCTGTCTTCGAACAAGTGAAAGAAATCGTCAAAGAGAGAATCAGAATATTCGGATCTAGCGGAAAGGCGTGA
- a CDS encoding extracellular solute-binding protein gives MKRFLLLIFLIITSLIFSVKISVLCSPDNADALKWLAQEFMKQNPEIQVEIVPLSWEVLYPKLLQDLRSQAGSFDAFTYDVMTTGAVSFGLVDLGEFMKQHPELVPMI, from the coding sequence ATGAAGAGATTTTTACTGTTGATCTTTCTCATCATCACCTCGTTGATCTTCTCGGTTAAAATCTCCGTTCTCTGTTCTCCAGACAACGCGGACGCCCTGAAGTGGCTTGCCCAGGAGTTCATGAAACAGAATCCCGAAATTCAGGTTGAGATCGTACCTCTTTCGTGGGAAGTGTTGTATCCAAAACTACTGCAGGATCTCAGATCTCAGGCTGGATCGTTCGATGCTTTCACTTACGATGTGATGACCACTGGAGCCGTCTCTTTCGGACTGGTTGACCTTGGAGAGTTCATGAAACAACATCCAGAACTTGTTCCTATGATTTGA
- a CDS encoding carbohydrate ABC transporter permease has translation MKKILTIVRYILIAVCLIFFLFPVYWLVITAFKPSNEWFTMPPRFFPTRPTLSNFFGTKETEVFGGTTGSIENIFPYLRNSIVVGVSVALIGTVISALAAYAIARYRVGGPFLAEWIISIRMLPPIVSAVPLYVIFTKLRLINTWWALILSHLVIVVPLGVWLLISFFREIPREIDEAAYVDGATPFQTFFYVILPLSAPGLAAVAVLSLIQSWGEFLLALVLTNDARAQTLPIFLGRYITGWRVAWGPLSAAGIVTLLPVVIFALVAQRYLIRGLTFGAVKG, from the coding sequence ATGAAAAAAATCCTGACCATCGTGAGATACATTCTGATCGCCGTTTGTTTGATATTTTTTCTTTTTCCCGTTTACTGGCTTGTGATCACGGCTTTCAAGCCTTCAAACGAGTGGTTCACCATGCCTCCTAGATTCTTTCCGACAAGACCCACCCTTTCCAACTTCTTTGGAACAAAGGAGACAGAAGTTTTCGGCGGAACAACCGGTTCTATTGAAAACATCTTTCCGTACTTGAGAAACAGTATAGTGGTTGGTGTCTCTGTAGCACTCATAGGAACGGTGATCAGTGCCCTCGCTGCCTACGCTATAGCCCGCTACAGGGTAGGAGGTCCGTTCTTGGCGGAGTGGATCATCTCCATCAGAATGCTCCCACCTATTGTGTCAGCTGTTCCCCTGTACGTGATATTCACGAAACTGAGACTCATCAACACCTGGTGGGCTCTCATTCTGTCACATCTTGTTATAGTCGTGCCTCTTGGAGTCTGGCTCCTTATCAGCTTTTTCAGAGAGATTCCAAGGGAGATAGATGAAGCGGCCTATGTAGATGGAGCTACTCCCTTTCAAACGTTCTTCTACGTGATTCTTCCACTCAGTGCCCCAGGACTCGCAGCGGTTGCAGTACTTTCTCTCATTCAAAGCTGGGGAGAGTTCCTTCTGGCTCTTGTTTTAACGAACGATGCACGTGCTCAAACGTTACCCATTTTCCTTGGGAGATACATCACTGGCTGGAGAGTTGCCTGGGGACCACTTTCCGCGGCCGGTATAGTCACCTTGCTTCCCGTTGTGATTTTCGCTCTTGTTGCCCAGAGATATCTAATCAGAGGTCTCACCTTCGGCGCGGTGAAGGGATAG
- a CDS encoding GntR family transcriptional regulator, producing MLPKYRIIEKFLIDEIKSGKYKHGDKLPTEKELMERFNASRETVRKALERLVVKNLVIRKPGLGTFVNIEKKNKVVGILVQQITSYIFPYIALGAEEVLFANGYKMLLGNASEDPHKERQIINEWLEVGVDGLIIDPVYSATKRSNRDLIGEIAKRGTKVVLVHTNWDIEGVGSVVLDDWYGGEKAAEIFYQYGHRNVAVLYKTIHLPSVVRAQAFLKRGRELGFEKIHEKSFHVSEFTGIVMQSAFELLSLPKDQRPTAVFCYNDATALQFFLAAKRMGLSIPEDVSVIGFDDAPIGDFREILTTFEHPKEEVGKKAVEILLKMIDGEKPEKYVFKPKLIMRESVTYPKK from the coding sequence ATCCTTCCAAAATACAGAATAATTGAAAAATTTCTGATCGATGAAATAAAATCTGGAAAGTACAAACACGGAGACAAACTCCCCACCGAGAAAGAGTTAATGGAAAGATTCAACGCCAGTCGGGAAACGGTGAGAAAGGCCCTTGAAAGACTGGTAGTTAAAAACCTGGTCATCAGAAAGCCAGGACTTGGAACGTTTGTGAACATAGAAAAGAAAAACAAGGTCGTTGGCATTCTTGTCCAGCAGATCACAAGTTACATATTTCCATATATAGCACTCGGCGCCGAAGAGGTTCTGTTTGCAAACGGGTACAAGATGCTTCTTGGAAACGCTTCTGAGGACCCTCACAAAGAGAGACAGATCATAAACGAATGGCTGGAAGTTGGTGTGGATGGTCTAATAATAGACCCTGTCTACAGTGCCACCAAACGCTCCAACAGAGATTTGATAGGAGAAATAGCAAAAAGAGGCACGAAGGTAGTTTTGGTACACACCAACTGGGACATAGAGGGTGTGGGAAGTGTTGTTCTCGACGACTGGTACGGAGGAGAAAAAGCAGCGGAGATATTTTATCAGTACGGACACAGGAATGTGGCTGTGTTGTATAAAACAATACACCTTCCCAGTGTTGTGAGAGCCCAGGCCTTTCTGAAACGAGGGAGAGAACTCGGTTTTGAAAAAATCCACGAGAAATCTTTTCACGTTTCAGAATTCACAGGTATCGTTATGCAAAGTGCCTTTGAACTCCTATCTTTGCCGAAAGATCAGCGTCCAACCGCAGTTTTCTGCTACAACGATGCAACGGCCCTTCAGTTTTTCCTTGCAGCAAAAAGAATGGGTTTGAGTATACCAGAAGACGTTTCTGTCATAGGTTTCGACGATGCTCCCATAGGTGATTTCAGAGAGATTCTGACCACTTTCGAACATCCCAAAGAAGAAGTTGGAAAGAAGGCAGTTGAGATCCTTTTGAAGATGATCGATGGTGAAAAGCCCGAGAAATATGTTTTCAAACCAAAACTCATCATGAGAGAGTCGGTGACGTATCCAAAAAAATGA
- a CDS encoding extracellular solute-binding protein produces the protein MNDFIPQVLEESGKWQGKLIGLPFYNNTMLFYYRKDLFEDPKIKQAFKEKYGRELTLPTTWEEVVEIAEFFTKKYNKSSPTDYGIALMFPRTHTLFYMYLLFFGEYRNAPLGIMRHGTADLEFGEYFTADHKPAFNSEEGLKALEMMKKLMPYSPDPLGSDYGETIEYFNQGLVAMVPQWTGPYLIFKNTLGEDKVGIIPMPGRSVSGQWALGINKFIPEDKKLAAFKFIIFATSKWADKNKFLRFAVAPARISTLKDPEVRAADPRVPALEVTYVTQTHRPRIPEEPRLEDITVETFSKILSEELPLSMETLNDLAKKWEEILGK, from the coding sequence TTGAACGATTTTATCCCACAGGTTCTGGAAGAATCTGGAAAATGGCAAGGGAAACTCATAGGCCTTCCGTTCTACAACAACACAATGCTCTTCTATTACAGAAAAGATCTCTTTGAAGATCCAAAGATAAAACAAGCGTTCAAGGAAAAATACGGTAGAGAACTCACCCTCCCGACCACCTGGGAAGAAGTTGTAGAAATAGCGGAATTCTTCACCAAAAAATACAACAAGAGCTCTCCAACAGACTACGGAATCGCCCTCATGTTCCCGAGAACCCACACACTCTTCTACATGTATCTGCTGTTTTTCGGTGAGTACAGGAACGCACCACTCGGTATCATGAGGCACGGAACTGCGGATCTTGAATTCGGTGAGTATTTCACAGCGGATCACAAACCAGCCTTCAACAGCGAAGAAGGATTGAAAGCACTTGAAATGATGAAAAAACTCATGCCTTACAGTCCAGATCCACTCGGTTCTGATTACGGTGAAACGATTGAGTACTTCAACCAGGGACTCGTTGCTATGGTACCTCAATGGACGGGACCGTATCTGATCTTCAAGAACACACTCGGGGAAGACAAAGTTGGAATCATACCTATGCCCGGTCGGTCTGTGAGCGGTCAATGGGCACTTGGCATCAACAAGTTCATACCTGAAGACAAGAAGCTCGCTGCGTTCAAATTCATCATTTTCGCCACCAGCAAATGGGCTGACAAGAACAAATTCCTGAGATTCGCGGTTGCACCGGCGAGGATATCGACACTCAAGGATCCAGAAGTGAGAGCGGCCGATCCCAGAGTACCAGCCCTCGAAGTGACTTACGTTACACAGACCCACAGACCAAGAATACCGGAGGAACCAAGACTCGAAGACATCACCGTTGAGACCTTCTCCAAGATCCTCTCCGAAGAACTCCCGCTCTCCATGGAAACCCTGAACGATCTCGCAAAGAAGTGGGAAGAGATTCTTGGAAAATAA
- the araA gene encoding L-arabinose isomerase has protein sequence MIDLKQYEFWFLVGSQYLYGLETLKKVEQQASKIVDSLNDDPIFPSKIVLKPVLKSSSEITEIFEKANADPKCAGVIVWMHTFSPSKMWIRGLSINKKPLLHLHTQYNREIPWDTIDMDYMNLNQSAHGDREHGFIHARMRLPRKVVVGHWEEKEVREKIAKWMRVACAIQDGRTGQIVRFGDNMREVASTEGDKVEAQIKLGWSINTWGVGELAERVKAVPDNEVEELLTEYREKYIMPEDEYSLKAIREQAKIEIALREFLKEKNAIAFTTTFEDLHDLPQLPGLAVQRLMEEGYGFGAEGDWKAAGLVRAIKVMGTGLPGGTSFMEDYTYHLTPGNELVLGAHMLEVCPTIAKEKPRIEVHPLSIGGKADPARLVFDGQEGPAVNASIVDMGNRFRLVVNKVLSVPIERKMPKLPTARVLWKPLPDFKRATTAWILAGGSHHTAFSTAIDVEYLIDWAEALEIEYVVIDENLDLEDFKKELRWNELYWGLLKR, from the coding sequence ATGATAGATCTCAAGCAGTACGAGTTCTGGTTTCTCGTCGGAAGTCAGTATCTTTACGGTCTGGAAACCCTGAAAAAGGTGGAACAACAGGCAAGTAAGATCGTGGATTCACTGAACGATGACCCCATCTTCCCTTCAAAGATCGTTCTGAAGCCGGTTTTGAAGAGTTCTTCTGAAATCACAGAAATCTTTGAGAAAGCAAACGCAGACCCCAAATGCGCAGGGGTTATCGTTTGGATGCACACTTTTTCCCCATCGAAGATGTGGATACGGGGACTCTCTATAAACAAAAAACCCCTGCTTCACCTTCACACGCAGTACAACAGAGAGATTCCATGGGATACGATCGATATGGATTACATGAACCTGAACCAGTCTGCACACGGAGACAGAGAGCATGGGTTCATACATGCAAGGATGAGACTTCCAAGGAAAGTTGTGGTGGGACACTGGGAAGAGAAAGAAGTCAGAGAAAAGATCGCAAAGTGGATGAGAGTGGCCTGTGCGATACAGGATGGAAGAACGGGACAGATAGTCAGGTTCGGCGACAACATGAGAGAAGTCGCCAGCACCGAAGGTGACAAGGTAGAAGCCCAGATAAAACTCGGCTGGTCCATAAACACATGGGGAGTTGGAGAACTTGCAGAGAGAGTGAAAGCCGTTCCGGACAACGAGGTAGAGGAACTTCTCACAGAATACAGAGAAAAATACATCATGCCAGAGGATGAATACAGTCTCAAGGCAATAAGAGAGCAGGCGAAAATAGAAATTGCTCTGAGAGAATTTTTGAAAGAAAAGAACGCTATTGCCTTCACCACCACGTTCGAGGACCTGCACGATCTTCCACAGCTTCCCGGGCTCGCGGTCCAGAGACTCATGGAGGAAGGATACGGTTTTGGTGCAGAAGGTGACTGGAAAGCAGCGGGATTGGTTAGAGCCATCAAGGTAATGGGAACGGGTCTTCCCGGCGGAACTTCCTTTATGGAAGACTACACTTACCACCTCACTCCCGGAAACGAACTCGTTTTAGGGGCTCACATGCTCGAGGTATGTCCAACGATAGCAAAGGAAAAACCACGAATAGAGGTTCACCCTCTCAGCATCGGCGGGAAAGCAGATCCTGCCCGTCTTGTCTTCGACGGTCAGGAAGGACCAGCCGTTAACGCATCGATCGTTGACATGGGTAACAGGTTCAGACTCGTTGTGAACAAGGTTTTATCCGTTCCCATAGAGAGGAAGATGCCAAAACTCCCAACAGCCAGGGTCCTTTGGAAACCGCTGCCTGATTTCAAGAGGGCCACTACTGCATGGATACTCGCTGGAGGATCACACCACACTGCCTTTTCAACAGCCATTGACGTGGAATACCTCATCGACTGGGCGGAGGCATTGGAAATCGAATACGTCGTCATCGATGAGAATTTGGATCTCGAGGACTTCAAAAAAGAACTGAGATGGAACGAACTCTACTGGGGGCTTTTAAAAAGATGA
- a CDS encoding glycoside hydrolase family 127 protein: protein MSRIVEVSKSPYAKLKTIPVGSVKVDGFMGKYIETLVNVTLPTQYDLLESTGRLDNFRIAAGKMEGSYKTFFPFDDTDVYKWTEAVSFALANRKLPELEKILDSVIEEVKAAQDEDGYLGTYLSGERKKERWTNLAWNHELYNAGHLIQAAVAHRRVTGKNFLFEVAKRFADHICNTFGPGKKEGAPGHPEVEMALVELYRETGDRKYLDLARYFIYARGKGLASVPRNPGPEYFIDHKPFVELEEITGHAVRALYLCSGATDLYLETGDEKIWQALNRLWENFVTKKMYITGGAGSRHDWESFGEEYELSNRRSYAESCASIANFMWNFRMLLATGEGKFADVMEQVLYNGLLSGISLDGKHYFYFNPLEDLGRTRRQKWFDCACCPPNLARFIASFPGYMYTTSDDGVQVHLYEKSTSKLNFKNSVVEIEQETDYPWSGEVTFTVETDIEEPFSISLRIPSWADDFVLRVDGKTVTANPQNGYVKLSQSWKGKHTVELSLPMKVEFIEAHPFVRDNLEKVAVRRGPVVYCIEQADNPDFHVWTLVLNSENLKEEKGKILDREAVFLKGTGRALDVSEWEGKLYRRLTEARKKTVEFTLVPYHMWANREPGPMAVWLKK from the coding sequence ATGTCCAGAATCGTAGAAGTTTCCAAAAGCCCTTATGCAAAGCTCAAAACGATACCTGTCGGTTCTGTGAAGGTAGATGGATTCATGGGTAAATACATTGAAACTCTCGTCAACGTGACTCTTCCCACACAGTACGATCTTCTGGAAAGCACGGGAAGGCTCGACAACTTCAGAATCGCTGCTGGAAAGATGGAAGGATCTTACAAAACATTTTTTCCGTTCGACGACACAGACGTGTACAAATGGACTGAGGCAGTGTCCTTCGCTTTAGCGAACAGGAAACTTCCGGAGCTGGAGAAGATCCTTGACAGCGTGATAGAAGAGGTGAAAGCTGCTCAGGATGAAGACGGTTACCTTGGAACCTATCTTTCTGGAGAGAGAAAAAAAGAGCGATGGACGAACCTTGCGTGGAATCATGAGTTGTACAACGCAGGTCATTTGATTCAGGCTGCCGTTGCGCACAGAAGAGTGACAGGAAAGAACTTCCTCTTTGAAGTGGCAAAAAGATTCGCAGATCACATTTGCAACACTTTCGGTCCTGGAAAAAAAGAAGGGGCACCGGGGCATCCTGAAGTGGAAATGGCACTTGTAGAGCTCTACAGAGAAACAGGAGACAGAAAATATTTGGACCTTGCAAGGTACTTCATTTACGCACGTGGAAAAGGGCTTGCCAGCGTCCCAAGAAATCCTGGACCAGAGTACTTCATCGATCACAAACCTTTTGTGGAGCTAGAAGAGATCACAGGCCATGCGGTGAGAGCTCTGTATCTCTGCTCTGGTGCTACCGATCTTTATCTTGAAACAGGTGATGAAAAGATCTGGCAGGCCCTCAACAGACTCTGGGAGAATTTTGTGACGAAGAAGATGTACATCACAGGAGGAGCGGGCTCCAGGCACGACTGGGAATCCTTCGGAGAAGAGTACGAGCTTTCAAACAGAAGATCTTACGCTGAGTCCTGTGCTTCAATAGCGAATTTCATGTGGAACTTCAGGATGCTTCTTGCAACAGGTGAGGGAAAATTTGCAGATGTGATGGAACAGGTTCTGTACAACGGACTTCTCTCCGGTATATCCCTCGATGGGAAGCACTACTTTTACTTCAATCCACTTGAAGACCTCGGAAGAACAAGAAGGCAGAAATGGTTCGACTGTGCGTGTTGCCCACCAAACCTTGCCAGGTTCATAGCTTCTTTCCCGGGATACATGTACACTACATCGGACGATGGTGTACAGGTTCATCTGTACGAGAAAAGCACATCGAAGCTGAATTTCAAGAACTCAGTTGTGGAGATAGAACAGGAAACGGACTATCCATGGAGTGGGGAAGTGACCTTCACCGTTGAAACGGACATTGAAGAACCGTTCTCCATATCTCTCAGGATTCCTTCCTGGGCAGATGATTTTGTTCTCAGGGTGGACGGAAAAACGGTGACAGCAAATCCGCAGAACGGCTATGTGAAATTGAGCCAGAGCTGGAAAGGAAAACACACGGTGGAACTCTCACTTCCTATGAAAGTGGAGTTCATCGAAGCACATCCCTTCGTGAGAGACAACCTTGAAAAGGTTGCAGTGAGAAGAGGCCCCGTTGTCTACTGTATAGAACAAGCAGATAACCCGGATTTTCATGTTTGGACACTGGTTCTGAATTCGGAGAACCTGAAAGAAGAAAAAGGGAAGATACTGGACAGAGAGGCCGTTTTCCTCAAAGGGACTGGAAGAGCATTGGACGTTTCTGAGTGGGAGGGGAAACTGTACAGGAGGCTGACTGAAGCCAGGAAAAAGACAGTAGAGTTCACTCTCGTTCCTTATCACATGTGGGCTAACAGAGAACCGGGTCCTATGGCGGTGTGGTTGAAGAAATGA